Proteins found in one Zea mays cultivar B73 chromosome 1, Zm-B73-REFERENCE-NAM-5.0, whole genome shotgun sequence genomic segment:
- the LOC103643246 gene encoding uncharacterized protein: MASRANNARDKGPHAFHIDTKTNRRHLPPLALAVCVPCLPQLQHLESSTTTMTTTAGEEKEKQAGGSSMETEEETTPKAKKRPQSLLGSLREAITKVRFLLSSSATRWMLLRSLARGGGSGGAPARRLSFDARPGLLDTIAASPTSSCSSRTSRSASLGTATTRTLSRASSAASPEALTRASSSSGGRSPASSAGDDDVDQRAELFIANFYRQLRMERQVSLQLRYVRGNSWDRTPGATPSPASSRG; this comes from the coding sequence ATGGCGTCGCGAGCCAACAACGCACGAGACAAAGGGCCTCACGCTTTCCACATCGACACAAAAACCAACCGCCGCCACCTCCCTCCGCTCGCGCTAGCTGTGTGCGTTCCTTGCCTGCCACAACTCCAGCACTTGGAGTcttcgacgacgacgatgacgacgacggcaGGGGAGGAGAAAGAGAAACAGGCGGGCGGGTCATCCATGGAGACGGAGGAGGAGACGACGCCCAAGGCGAAGAAGCGGCCGCAGTCGCTACTCGGGAGCCTGCGGGAGGCGATCACCAAGGTCCGGTTCCTGCTCTCCTCCAGCGCGACGCGGTGGATGCTGCTCAGGTCcctggcccgcggcggcggcagcggcggcgcccCGGCGCGGCGCCTCAGCTTCGACGCGCGACCGGGCCTGCTCGACACCATCGCCGCGTCGCCGACCTCCTCCTGCAGCTCCAGGACCTCCAGGTCGGCCAGCCTGGGCACGGCGACCACCCGGACCCTGTCGCGGGCCAGCAGCGCCGCGTCGCCGGAGGCCCTGACGAGGGCCTCGTCGTCGTCCGGCGGCCGCTCCCCGGCGTCGTCGGCCGGGGACGACGACGTCGACCAGCGCGCCGAGCTCTTCATCGCCAACTTCTACAGGCAGCTGCGGATGGAGCGCCAGGTCTCGCTGCAGCTGCGGTACGTCAGGGGGAACAGCTGGGACAGGACCCCTGGCGCAACTCCTTCTCCTGCTTCTTCCAGGGGATGA